The Streptomyces lienomycini sequence TGCTGATCCCCGCCCGGATGTCCGAGGCGGAGGAGCAACGCTGGGTGAGCGTCATGCTGGACAAGCTGGCCGCCCAGGAGAGCAAACGCGTCCTCGGCGACGCCGAGCTGGCCGAGCGCGCGCAGCGCCTGTCGGGGCAGTACTTCGACGGCCGGGCCCGGCCCGCCTCGGTCCGCTGGGTCACCAACCAGAACACCCGCTGGGGCTCGTGCACCCCGTCCGAGGGAAGCATCCGGCTGTCGCACCGCCTCCAGGGCATGCCCGAGTACGTCGTCGACTACGTCCTCCTCCACGAACTGGCGCACCTGCTCGTCCCCGGACACGGGCCCCGGTTCTGGCGGCTGCTGGAGGCGTATCCGCGGACCGAGCGCGCCCGGGGCTACCTGGAGGGCGTGGTCGCCGCCGACCGGCTGCCGCACGTACCGGGCGCGCGGAGCGAGTAGCGCGCACCCGGCCCGGGTCCGGCACGGCCCCGCACGGGTTTCGTACCGGGTCTGTACCGACTTCCTCCGGTGTCGGCGTCAGCCGTTAGCCTGTCGCGACGCACTCGCATTCGGATGGGGGACGGTCGTAACGCATGGCCAGGGAATTTCAACGCGGCCACAAGGCCAGGATCAGTGATCTCACCGCGGGCACGGATCTGTACGTAGGCGTGCAGATCTCCGGCCCCGGGCTGAGCTTCGACATCAGCTGCTTCGGTCTCGACGCCGAGGAGCGACTGTCGGACGACCGGTACTTCGTGTTCTTCAACCAACCGAAGACCCCGGAGGAGTCCATTCAGCTCCTGGGCGCGCAGGCGGGTGACACGGAGTCCTTCCGGGTCACCCTCGACAGCATCCCGCAGCAGATCCAGAAGCTGTCCTTCACCGCGACGATCGACGGCGCGGGACAGATGTCGCAGGTCGGCCCCGGGTACATCCGGATCGTCGCGGGCGGCGAGGAGGTGGCCCGGTACCCGTTCA is a genomic window containing:
- a CDS encoding M48 metallopeptidase family protein gives rise to the protein MSADPLHRAGAPQRTPTNPPPSGSGTSAIEVRRSTRRRRTVSAYREGDRTVVLIPARMSEAEEQRWVSVMLDKLAAQESKRVLGDAELAERAQRLSGQYFDGRARPASVRWVTNQNTRWGSCTPSEGSIRLSHRLQGMPEYVVDYVLLHELAHLLVPGHGPRFWRLLEAYPRTERARGYLEGVVAADRLPHVPGARSE